DNA sequence from the Cercospora beticola chromosome 8, complete sequence genome:
CTGCCAAGGAGCATCTGGACAAGACCGAGGGAGCATTCGTGACGACGGCGAGTATTGCGGGCGTGAAACCTAGTGGCAGTTCCTTGCCGTATGCTGTCACGAAAGCTGCTTCGATTCATCTTTCAAAGTCGCTGGCTGTTATCTGTTCGCCGAAGATTCGGGTCAATAGTGTTAGTCCGGGATTGCTGTTGACTGAATGGGGCATGAAGTTTCCTGAGGCGAAGCGAGAGGCGTCGAGGAATAATACGAAGCTGAAGCGATTGGCGACTGTTGAGGTATGTGTGCAGTACAGAAGACGAGAAGAGTTACTGATGTGTTTCGCAGGATGTAGCTCAGCAAGTACGCGCTCTTGCGTTGAATCAAAGCATGACGGGACAGAATATCATTTTGGACGGAGGTTTGACGCTATAGACTTTCGACGGGCACGACAGTTCGTCAATTTAAGCCTTGCATCTCGCGCACACTCCAACCAACACATGTGTAATTTGGGCCTTCATCCTTGCACCTTCCTGTTTGAGCCATTTTGACGATGGCTGCAACTCCCTCTGCTCACGAACAACGCAGGCTTGATGCACAAAGCAAGGCAAGTCGTGTTTCCCAAACGACGCCATATGAGCGACTCGGGCTAGACAACGCAAGCACAAGCACGACATGTTGTGACTTCCTTTTCGCGACGTGTCTGAGATTACACAAGGGTTACGTTGTTCCCATGGGAAAGTTTGTCGCGCGGTCTGTGCAACTGCAGACACGCAAGGAATGTGCACAAGCAATCAAATGCTGTACCTctccgctgccgctgcactGAGCCTTCCGTATACAACAAACGCAACACGTTTGCACGTTTCTTTCCTGCTCATCGGAATCAGTATCGAGTCTGGCGAATCAGTTTCAGCATTACACATATCTGCATCGAGCAGTTGAGATCCAGaacagacgaagacgacgaccatGCGCTCGATATCCGCCCTCCCTTTTGCGATTGCAGTCTTGCTCCTGCATACGACGGTCCTCGCCTTCCCGACCTTCTCTCTCACAGACATCACGGCACGCCTCGGCCTCGAACGAAGAAAGATTACAAAGATCCTCGCGCCTACGGTCGTGGGATTGTACGTTTGCACGGATGCGGACTGGAAGGGAACTTGCAAGGACTTGAGGAATGGGCCTGGGTTGTGCAGTATGCCAAACGGACACCACCTGAAGCACATCGCTGGGGTTGTGAGTATTGCTCTTGGCTGACCGGAGGCACAGTAAACTTTCAAGAGCCATTCGCTGCGAATATCAGTAGTCTTGGACCAGACTCGGAAGTCAGCGGGTGTACACTTTACGAGTGAGTTTTGCCGCGTGCCCGACTGTTGTTCAAGTTCTCCATCAGCGCAAGGAAACGCGATCTGGGCGGTCCATGTCTGATTTGCCGTGCTGATTTGCGGCCAACAGGAAGGAGGATTGCGACTTGAGCGGAGAGTTCGTGGCGAACATCAAGAAGCCGGGATTGGCGAATTTGGGCAGCAGTCCACAGGCTGGCCGGTACAATGACAACCTCAGGAGCTATGTCTGCTATTGAGAAGGACGAGAGCGGGAGTCGAGGGTTTGCAGCTGTTTCTGATTGAGCTGAGAGCACAAACGGCTTGAAGTTGGGATGCCACGAGACGGAAAAGATGCAATGATACAGCAATAGCATACATGGAAGAATGGTAATCATAATACACAAACAGAGTCTCGAATGAGAGATCGTGACCATTCACAGTAGCGCGTGTCTAGCGCGAAATGCAACACGTCATCTCATGTCCCTCCTCGACGCGTTCCTTCCACTTCTCGCTCCACCCTGGTCACAGCTCACTGCTGCCTCGCCCACCAGCACCACTTGCATCTCAATGAGCGGCATCTACCACTCCTACTTCGATACCGTCTCCACAACCCGCAAATCTCCCACTAAGCGATCGAACTCCGCGAAGAAGCAACAGGAGCCGCCCAAAAAGCTCTCGAAGGCTTTCACTCGACAACTCGAAAAGACACTTTCTACAACGCAATCGACGAAGAAGCGGAAAGGCGGTGTCAAGAAGCAGACTTCCACAAAGCGCAAGCGCGCGCCGACAACAGCGAAAATGCCGAAACGCCCCGCTGCAGAAGAGACGTACGATAGCGATGGCGGGTTCGTAGAGGATGCGGAGCCGAAGAGTAAGAAGAGTAAGCACAGCGCAAATTCTACATCCAAgacttcttcgaagaagaagaatgtcGCAGGAAGCGCGCCTGCGACTATGGAAAAAGACAAAGATGGCGGAGTGTACTGGTCCATTGCGAATAAGCGTCGTGTACAATTGACCGAGTTCAAGGGGACGCTGATGGTCGGGATACGAGAGTTTTATGAGAAGGATGGGGAGATGTTGCCGGGGAAGAAAGGGATTTCGATGACGTTGGAGCAGTTTGATGCAGTTTTGGGGGTGTTGCCGGAGTTGGAGAGGGAGGTGAGAAAGAGGGGTGGGAAGGTTAGGAGGGTTAGTGTGGAGGGGGAGGGGGGCGAAAAGGAGGAgggcggagaggaggaggaagagaaggagaaggaagcagaagaggaagaggaagcagaggagctgccgaagaagacgaagaacaagCTGGAGAAGTTCAAGCATAAGGCGAAGAATCATGAGGCTACgagtgatgaggaagaggattgaGGAGTGCGAGAAGGCACGGAAGGCCTATGCGGCCAGAACGACTACGACGAACGATACCCAGAGACCTGCGGAGATGCTTCAGTATACAGAGCTGGCTCTACCCACGTTACTTTACATGGCATACCACTCCCGCAGCAGAGCTGCCGGTGATGAACCAATAGCTGCAAAATTGAGCAAAAAGCGAATCTCGAGATTACAAGGAAATTTTCAAAAAGGCTGATCTCAAGTTCTATCGTTAAATTCGCGTGGTCTATTGCCAACGCCTGCAGTGCTCTCTTTGCGCCGCcttctagagtagagaagtacAAACCAGCGCTCCCTGCGCGCAAAGACCATCGCTCGAACGCTTTCCAAATACCCTGAATGTCAATCACCGACTCCCATGATGAACGCCGATACTGTAGTCTCTGGCAGAAGATCCATCTACGCCTCTTTCAAAAGCTCCACGTGTGCCGGCTTGCCAAGCTTTCCGATcacctcctccctctcccacCCCGTCGGCTTCTGATGCCTCAAATCTTTCACCGGATGCGGCGTCTCCTCATCGTGGAACTCCGAGACATAAGGATTTGGATCTTCCTTTTGATCCAAATTCCCCAGAGTATGGTTCACTTCTCGATGCTTGCTCTCGTCGGCGCGAATGTATAACAGCAGATCTCGCATCGTGCGTCGATCAGCTGGCATTTTCCAGTACTTGACTGCAATGTCTGGTGCGGTCATCTTCTCCCATTGGGGTAGACGGCCGGCGTCGAGATCTTCGATCTCGCGGGTGTAGGTCAagacggcttcttcttcgagatgGCCGACGAAGCGGTGGCAGGTCTTGGGGGAGATGAGGTaggagacgaagaaggcgttAAAGAAGACGCCTTGGGCGCCGAGGACGGCGACTTTCATGAACCTGGAAGTCATTGTCAGTAGGTCTAGGTTAATGCCGATGATGGGTGGCGTACCATCCTGGTTCTCCCATCTTGAGGAATGTGAGCAAATGCATGCGCTCGTTGTAGGACTCTTCGAGCAGTGTCTCGATCCAGCCATTGTCTCGCTTCAGGCGACGCATGGaatgaagatggcgaagcaTGCCGGCGACCATGCCTGGAACACCAGCGACCGattcgaggaagatgttgcgGATCATATATTGTCGCTCAGTCATCTGTCCTGCTCCTTTGCGGTAGCCTGAGACGGTATCCAAACTCCATCGAAGTAGTCGTACGAAAGCGAGAGCGACGCGGTCGGACATGGTTTTGACTTCTCGTCTGGCGACTTGGACTTGGTTCATCTGCTCGTAGGTGTAGACGGGATGTTCCCATGCTGGAGGTGTTTCTCTGATGTTTGGAGCATCGGGCTCGGGGAAGTAGTCTTGGCTTTGCTTCTTCTGTATAGTTCTCGATGTGCTCAAGTTGCGTGTGGCGACCTGATGTTGCAGACCGATGAAGCTGGGCCGGGCAgctgtggtggcggtggagcCATTGATGGCTCGAAGGACCGAAGCAGCGGACGGCTTGGTCAAGAAGGCGTGTGTTGCGTATGTTCTGGTGCAGCTCATGAGTGGAGATGTGTGCTGCTGGGTGGTGAGATGTGTGTTGTGCTCTGTTGTGTTATTGTCtgtggatgatgatgagaggCAAGAGAAGGGGCGAGTGAGGGGGAGGGATATATAGGATGTGATCAAAGGAAAACGTGCTCGTTGCTTCCTACCGCCATTGACCTTGATAGATCCTTCCTCGTATGAATCACCGGTGCTGCCGTGTCCACGCGCAAGCCAAAGAACCAACTGCGGTCATGGCGATGGCGCATTGCGGAAGACGACGCTGACTTCAGCGAGCGGACAACACTCCGCAGCCAATGGGAGCGCAGAGAATCATCCGGTTCCGCTGGACTGCGCTAATTCGGGATTCCTGCCGATTATCGTGCTGACTACGCAGCGTTCACATGCATCGCTGCAGACGGCGACCACTTTCCCCTCTTTCATCTCTCATCAGCACTTCTCGCCGATGCAAATGCTGACACAATATACGCAATGCCATGACtgagctcttgcagctcgCTTTGCCAGCTTGTCCGCCCATTTTTCAGCACAAACGGCGAAGCCAAGCCCTTCCTATTCATTTTCGTCCGGAATGTGCTGAAGTTCGGACCAAGTCACGCGCCGACCACAGCCTTGCCAGCCCTATCCAGGATTCTCTCCATGACCAAGCGACGAGAACAACACGGACTGCGATTATACCCGCTCTATTTCCTGTCTACTACATATCGAGCATCTGCCAGCGAGATCCATGAGCCTCTGACGTACTACAGCACGTCCATGCAGCGACGTAGATGCGGCGAAATCTTTTCTTCGAACGTTTTCTGCACCAGCCACGTCGATAGGCCTGTTTCGAATACTGCCTCATATCCACTCTTGACGTGGTCAATGGAACTGTAGGGCGTGGTCAAGTGGACGTCTCCGAGCGGCCTCCATTGCGCGGCGGTTTCCTGCATCTGGCGACGCCGCTCTCGCCTTCGGAGGCGTCAATGTCGGTAGGGGTGTGCACTCTCTGCTGTTGATGTGACATCAGGGGCAGAGAAGACTGTCAAGACCAGCACGCTGATCATGTCGATACGCTAGAAGATTGTTCTACAGTCTCATCCTGATCGACTGGCGACTCATAAGACCCgttctcttatacttatatcaTGCTATTGTCTTGCTAAAAGAGGTACAGGCACGGCGTATAATCGACCTTCGCGTCGACCATAGCAGCAAAGGGCTGTGGACATCCTTCGCGCGTGCAGGAAGCATTGGAGGAGACGAGCTCTTGCAGTGTGTATGCTCTCCCGCCGGCTCGACAAACTGAGTTGCTCCGTGTATCAGAAGGACACGACCCCCCCTCGATACATCGGATGGCGTCGTTCTTCTTGGAAACGGTCAGGACTACAGTGACCGAGGATTTCAGTCCAGTCGCCGGAACGTGGATCGTCTTTCCAAGATTGATCACCGATTCAGCTAGAAGCTCGCCATTTTCCGTGAAAAGTCAATCAACGATCGTTTTGAGAGGCAGCAGCCGTTGTTCAACTTTACAGCTACAACAGCCAAATGAGAGCATACCGCCACCTGGCGACGAACGACCCTGCATATCAAAGGCACTGCTGCTGATAGCGTTGCCAAGCTGCCCATCTGCAACCCCATGTACTATTCTTGCTATCAGCGGCCGTCCCAACACGAGCAGCTCAAGGCCATACCTGGATTCAAGCAGAAGCTTCATGACATCGACGGCTTATTATGACTGAATGAGAGGGAGAACAGGCAACATGACCTTTCAGGTCAGCTCACATGCTTGCGCTCCTGGAGGCCCCAGTCTGGAGATGTGCGGGGAATGCAACGATCAGCTGGCCGCCGCAGTGATAGATATCCAAACCAGTTCGCCAGGAGACCATAAGACACGAGAAGATTTGGAAGAGGTCAGCTTTGTTTTACCAAAGGCGTTTTCCGGCTGACCCGAAGTTGTACAGTCTATTCTTTGGACACGGTCTATCATCTGCATACGCGGATTCGAAGGGATGTGAGCTCGAGAATCTTTCGGGCACTGTCCTGTCAACAAGGTGCCCTAGACCGATGTCGCGATGCCCAAAGAGCGAGTTGTATCCTGCTATCCGACCCCCGACTGAAGGTGACAGATTGTGCGGAGAATGAGTCGCAGGTGATATATCGATTTTtgggcttctgcttctttaGCGGCAGCCCATTCAGAGCACATTTGCCCTCATCGTCCTACCTCGACAGATAGGAAATCCCGAACAGCCCTGAAGAGGTCGTCAATTGGGTTGGTATGAAGCCAGAGTGAGTAACAACTTCTTTAGTCAGTCTCACTGGGATAACAATGTTGTAAGACGACGCTGTTCTTACCATCTATAACAGCGAATACGGTATTCGTGACAAAGAACGCCATTACTGTATACCTGCTTCGCTGTGCCGAAACGCAACACGACATGACACGAGACAGTGCACGCCAGCGCCAGATTTGAAATCAGCCATTGCACCAATCCTGCTTCCCTGAATCCCTTCGCATCGTCAAATTCATGTCGAGATCTTTGACAAAGGTATCCCGGACACGGTCTTGAAGTTGTGTGAGAGTCAGAAAAGCAAAAGACAATATATAAAACGCCTAGCAAGCGAACGTCCTCGACAACACAACCAAAACGTTACAACAGAGCCAGAAAAGAAAAAAAAAATGAAGACAACTccactcctcctcctcgtctcctATACTATCCTGCCTGCCTGGGGTTTTCAATGCCAACGAACTCCCGACAAGTGGTGCGCGAATGGAATTTCACCCAAATGTAACAAGAAGCACGATAGCATG
Encoded proteins:
- the AOX1_2 gene encoding Alternative oxidase, mitochondrial precursor encodes the protein MSCTRTYATHAFLTKPSAASVLRAINGSTATTAARPSFIGLQHQVATRNLSTSRTIQKKQSQDYFPEPDAPNIRETPPAWEHPVYTYEQMNQVQVARREVKTMSDRVALAFVRLLRWSLDTVSGYRKGAGQMTERQYMIRNIFLESVAGVPGMVAGMLRHLHSMRRLKRDNGWIETLLEESYNERMHLLTFLKMGEPGWFMKVAVLGAQGVFFNAFFVSYLISPKTCHRFVGHLEEEAVLTYTREIEDLDAGRLPQWEKMTAPDIAVKYWKMPADRRTMRDLLLYIRADESKHREVNHTLGNLDQKEDPNPYVSEFHDEETPHPVKDLRHQKPTGWEREEVIGKLGKPAHVELLKEA